From Plectropomus leopardus isolate mb chromosome 4, YSFRI_Pleo_2.0, whole genome shotgun sequence, the proteins below share one genomic window:
- the LOC121941677 gene encoding galactosylceramide sulfotransferase-like translates to MMLQTEERQRWQLLVKRVTVVSLFISITLLYTLSTVHTNLSLPEFPVPHSCAPQPGQHNTQPPTNSSQQNNNTCVPKVDIMFMKTHKTASSTFLNILFRFGEKHKLKFAFPNSRNDFFYPASFQRTHVKGYKSGMCFNIMCNHMRFNAPEVAKVLPRDTFYITILRDPAELFESSFHYFGHVVPLTWRIPGEDTMAEFLRDPNQYFSPDGINSFYLKNLLFFDLGQDNTLDPDDPRVEENIKVIAERFHLVMLMEHFEESLILLKDALCWEMDDLLFFKLNSRKESTVSKLTLELRAKALQWNAIDWKLYTHFNLTFWKKVKAYGRTRMAQDVAELRRRNRELVEICIEGGHAVEAGSIHDADMQPWQPIGEKSIEGYNLKKNVDKSYQELCRKMLTPEIQYLTDLGVNLWLTKLWGHVRSIINL, encoded by the exons ATGATGCTTCAaacagaagagagacagaggtggCAGCTGCTGGTCAAACGAGTCACTGTGGTTAGCCTCTTCATCAGTATAACTCTGCTCTACACTCTGTCAACAGTACACACCAACCTCAGTCTACCAGA GTTTCCAGTACCTCACTCCTGCGCTCCCCAACCAGGCCAACACAACACCCAGCCACCCACGAacagctcacagcaaaacaataacaCCTGTGTTCCTAAAGTGGACATCATGTTTATGAAGACCCATAAAACTGCCAGCAGCACCTTCCTCAACATTCTGTTCCGCTTTGGAGAGAAGCACAAACTCAAATTTGCCTTCCCCAACAGCCGGAACGACTTCTTCTACCCCGCATCTTTCCAGCGCACGCACGTTAAAGGCTACAAATCTGGAATGTGTTTTAACATCATGTGTAACCACATGCGATTCAATGCACCCGAAGTGGCCAAAGTGCTGCCTCGAGACACTTTCTACATCACGATCCTGAGAGATCCAGCAGAGCTCTTTGAGTCGTCCTTTCATTATTTCGGTCATGTTGTTCCTCTGACCTGGAGGATACCAGGCGAGGACACAATGGCTGAGTTCCTGCGTGATCCTAACCAGTACTTCAGCCCAGACGGAATAAACTCCTTTTACCTGAAGAACCTGCTGTTCTTTGACTTGGGGCAGGACAATACTCTGGATCCAGACGACCCGCGTGTAGAGGAGAACATCAAGGTCATCGCTGAGCGTTTTCATTTAGTCATGCTAATGGAGCATTTTGAGGAATCACTCATCCTGCTTAAAGATGCTCTCTGTTGGGAGATGGACGACCTCCTCTTCTTCAAGCTCAACTCCCGTAAGGAATCCACTGTTTCTAAACTGACTCTTGAGCTGAGGGCGAAGGCCCTGCAGTGGAATGCCATTGACTGGAAGctttacacacattttaactTGACGTTTTGGAAGAAGGTGAAGGCTTATGGTAGGACACGTATGGCACAGGATGTCGCAGAGCTCAGGAGGAGGAACAGAGAACTGGTGGAGATCTGCATTGAGGGAGGTCACGCTGTCGAGGCTGGAAGCATTCATGATGCGGACATGCAGCCGTGGCAGCCCATCGGAGAGAAGTCTATCGAAGGatacaatctgaaaaaaaatgtagacaaGTCCTATCAGGAGTTGTGCCGAAAGATGTTAACTCCGgaaattcagtatctgacagACTTGGGGGTTAACCTGTGGCTCACTAAGCTGTGGGGACACGTAAGGAGTATCATTAACTTGTGA